The Streptomyces collinus DNA segment TGCGCATGCACACCACCCGAGACGAGTGCACCCAAATTCGCGAGCGACGTAGGAATCAGAAGTCGAAGCGGGGACGTCCCTTGCGGCGCACATGGGTGGTGGGGGCCCTGGCGGCACTGTGCACCGCACTGATGCCCAGCGTTGCCCCGCATGCATCGGCAGACGGGCATTCAGGCCGGCAGCGCGACACCGCCTACGTGGCCAACGCCGGTGACGACACCGTGTCGGTGATCAGTTCCACTACCAATCAGGTGATCGCCACCGTCGGCGTTGGCGACAGCCCGTTCGGGGTGGCGGTAGACCCGCCCCGGGCCCGCGCCTACGTGACCAACGCCGTCGACGGCACCGTGTCGGTGATCAACACCAGAACCAACCGAGTGGTCGGACCGCCCATCACCGTCGGCGGTGGCCCGTCGGCGGCGGCGGTGGACTCATCCCGTGCCCGCGCCTACGTGGTCAACGGCAACGACGGCACCGTGTCGGTGATCAACACCAGAACCAACCGGGTGATCGCTACCATCCCCGTCGGCACCAACCCCGGGGCGGTGGCGGTGGACCCGTCCAGTGCCCGCGCCTACGTCACCAACGAGCCGGACAACACCGTGTCGGTGATCGACACCAGCACCAACACGGTGATCGCTACCATCCCCGTCGGCACCGACCCGGCCGGGGTGGCGGTGGACCCGTCCATTGACCGCGCCTACGTCACGAACTTCACCGACGGCACCGTGTCGGTGATCGACACCACCAACAACACGGAGATCCTGCCCCGTATCCCCGTCGGCGGCGGCCCGCTCGGGGTGGCGGTGGACCCGTCCATTGACCGCGCCTACGTCACGAACTTCACCGACGGCACCGTGTCGGTGATCGACACCACCAACAACACGGAGATCCTGCCCCGCGTCACCGTCGGCGACGGCCCGCGCGGGGTGGCGGTGGATCCGCCCCGTGACCGCGCCTACGTGACCAACTTCCTCAGCCCGAACACCGTTTCGGTGATCGACACCAGTACCAACCAGGTGATCGCCACCACCACCGTCGGCAACAACCCGTTCGGCGTCGCTGCCTTCTAACAGCCGCTAGAGCTACGGATCAGAGGGTAGCCCTGCCCTTCCCGTGCCCGTTGTGTTCACTCCAATGGCTGCGTGACAACACCGACGTACGCCGACGGGCGCGCGTGGACCGTCAGCGCAGGTAAGCGCCACGGCAGCCCTAGACAGAGCGTCCACCCATCTTGCTTCGGGACAAAAAGGTCGCCATTGAAGCGGGCTAAGGGAAAGTGACGGCAGCCTTTGACGGCAACACCAGCGCACGTTGCCGTACTGGGAGGACCATCCGCACACCATTCGCAGGGGACGGGCAAGCCTTACCACTGCCCAGCGGAACGCCCGGATGATCTCCTAAAGCGGGTGTCGCAGGTTCGAATCCTGCCGGG contains these protein-coding regions:
- a CDS encoding YncE family protein, whose translation is MHTTRDECTQIRERRRNQKSKRGRPLRRTWVVGALAALCTALMPSVAPHASADGHSGRQRDTAYVANAGDDTVSVISSTTNQVIATVGVGDSPFGVAVDPPRARAYVTNAVDGTVSVINTRTNRVVGPPITVGGGPSAAAVDSSRARAYVVNGNDGTVSVINTRTNRVIATIPVGTNPGAVAVDPSSARAYVTNEPDNTVSVIDTSTNTVIATIPVGTDPAGVAVDPSIDRAYVTNFTDGTVSVIDTTNNTEILPRIPVGGGPLGVAVDPSIDRAYVTNFTDGTVSVIDTTNNTEILPRVTVGDGPRGVAVDPPRDRAYVTNFLSPNTVSVIDTSTNQVIATTTVGNNPFGVAAF